From Roseburia hominis, the proteins below share one genomic window:
- a CDS encoding metallophosphoesterase: protein MKILVIADEESAYLWDYFEKSKIEGVDLIISCGDLDPNYLSFLATFASVPVLYVHGNHDAKYQQTPPEGCICIDDKIYVHEGIRILGLGGSMRYREGPYQYTEWGMRRRVHKLWFQLLRRRGFDILVTHAPAYQINDGRDLPHQGFQVFVELMEKYHPRFFLHGHVHMSYGRKHKRYDKYQDTHIINGFERCIFEYEDENIKEHIW, encoded by the coding sequence ATGAAAATACTTGTGATTGCCGATGAAGAATCGGCATATCTATGGGATTATTTTGAAAAAAGTAAGATAGAAGGAGTGGATCTTATTATTTCCTGTGGAGATCTGGATCCGAATTACCTGTCATTTCTGGCGACGTTTGCATCTGTTCCAGTACTCTATGTACATGGAAACCACGACGCAAAATATCAGCAGACGCCGCCGGAAGGGTGTATCTGCATTGATGATAAGATTTATGTGCACGAAGGGATTCGGATATTAGGTTTGGGCGGCTCCATGCGTTATCGCGAGGGACCATATCAGTACACGGAATGGGGGATGCGCCGACGCGTGCATAAGCTCTGGTTCCAACTGCTAAGAAGACGTGGATTTGATATTTTGGTGACACATGCACCGGCATATCAGATTAATGACGGCAGAGACCTTCCGCATCAGGGATTCCAGGTATTCGTGGAATTGATGGAAAAATATCACCCAAGATTTTTCCTGCACGGACATGTCCATATGTCCTATGGAAGGAAGCATAAGCGTTATGACAAATATCAGGATACCCATATTATCAATGGGTTTGAACGTTGTATTTTTGAATATGAGGATGAGAATATCAAGGAGCATATCTGGTAG
- a CDS encoding response regulator transcription factor, producing MAEKKMLIIEDDADLREGLHFSFAGDGYEVFDTGTKREGLLEIQKGIYDIVLLDCNLPDGNGFELCRKVRGFSTVPIIMLTARDTEMDEIKALDLGANDYLSKPFSLGVLKARVKRTLHFQSCLESGDRAKMARLISGNVSIYQDTCKVYKNTDEILLSKLEYRMLLYLIENKNHVLSKEQILEHIWDSDGKYVDSNTVAVNISRLRAKIEHDASDPRYIKTVHGIGYIWKEE from the coding sequence ATGGCAGAAAAAAAGATGCTGATTATTGAGGATGACGCAGATTTGCGGGAAGGCCTGCACTTTTCATTTGCCGGTGATGGGTACGAGGTATTCGATACCGGAACCAAAAGAGAAGGCCTTCTGGAGATTCAAAAGGGTATATACGATATAGTTCTTCTGGACTGCAACCTGCCGGACGGGAACGGATTTGAGCTATGCCGCAAGGTGCGTGGGTTCAGTACCGTTCCCATCATTATGCTGACCGCCCGTGATACGGAAATGGACGAGATCAAGGCATTGGACTTAGGGGCGAATGATTATCTGTCAAAACCATTTTCGCTGGGCGTGCTAAAAGCGAGAGTCAAGCGGACTTTGCATTTCCAGTCATGTCTTGAGTCTGGGGACAGGGCTAAGATGGCAAGATTAATTTCCGGAAATGTGTCTATATATCAGGACACCTGTAAGGTATATAAGAACACTGATGAGATTTTACTTAGTAAGCTGGAGTACCGGATGCTTCTTTACCTGATTGAGAATAAAAACCATGTGTTATCCAAGGAACAGATTCTAGAACATATCTGGGACAGCGACGGAAAATATGTGGATAGCAATACGGTCGCGGTCAACATCAGCAGATTAAGGGCGAAGATAGAGCATGACGCGTCTGATCCCAGGTATATTAAGACCGTTCATGGAATCGGATATATTTGGAAGGAAGAGTAA
- a CDS encoding BMP family ABC transporter substrate-binding protein, with amino-acid sequence MTMEDYSKAYKSGKKDYQARMLSGVKPTLEVLDDILPSRGSYSEVPLGLVQIPADQIVGTRHAGRSNAFAGNFMPILRDNTEFASKWANLSTSHINEGIREPIKAYEYMNKFYVEEGNKRVSVMKYFGVVSIPGIVTRIIPRRTEEKENKIYFEFLDFYELSKVNYIWFTHEGSFAKLQEAVGKGEKEVWSHDEQLDFSSLYSRFAAEYKAKGGEKLSITIGDAFLAFITLYGYDVIGEKTTSELKELIAKSWEEFKLLEEEDEVDLKMDPVSEKKPLLSRLLPLSSPKLKIAFIYEKTPGSSAWTYGHELGRMQLDQTFPEEVSTVCYNETTLDNVDERIAQAIAEGCNLVFTTSPAFVQASVKAAIANPEVRILNCSVNTSHRYIRTYYARLHEAKFLMGAIAGAMAENNRLFYQADYPIYGTIANINAFALGAKMVNPRAEVYLDWSSKKDQDIWENIRRTGASCISGKDMVIPEEGSRYFGIYHLNGDIPCNLAMPVCHWGRFYERLIRTIMDGTWKYDDKSSSKKAINYWWGMSSDVVDVICSQNLPIGTKRLVDLLKKTISIGEFNPFSGILYSQNGVVQDDPNRELSPEEIVTMDWLAENIIGSIPKKEELQEQAKAVVSQQGIEKKGQ; translated from the coding sequence ATGACAATGGAAGATTATTCAAAAGCATATAAATCAGGAAAAAAAGATTATCAGGCAAGAATGCTCAGCGGTGTGAAGCCAACGCTGGAGGTGTTGGACGACATTCTCCCGTCCAGGGGAAGCTATTCCGAGGTGCCGCTCGGACTGGTACAGATTCCGGCAGATCAGATTGTGGGAACGCGCCATGCCGGAAGGAGCAATGCATTTGCCGGGAATTTTATGCCGATTCTCCGCGATAATACAGAATTTGCAAGCAAATGGGCCAATTTAAGTACCAGCCATATAAATGAAGGAATTCGTGAGCCGATCAAAGCATACGAGTATATGAATAAGTTCTATGTGGAGGAAGGCAATAAAAGAGTAAGCGTCATGAAGTATTTTGGGGTGGTATCTATTCCGGGAATTGTGACGAGAATTATTCCGAGGCGCACAGAAGAAAAGGAAAATAAAATTTATTTTGAATTCCTGGATTTCTATGAACTGTCGAAAGTGAATTATATCTGGTTTACACATGAAGGGAGCTTTGCAAAGCTTCAGGAGGCAGTGGGAAAAGGCGAAAAAGAGGTATGGAGCCATGATGAACAGCTGGATTTCAGCTCTCTTTATTCCCGGTTTGCGGCAGAGTATAAGGCAAAGGGCGGAGAAAAGCTGTCAATTACGATCGGAGACGCATTTTTGGCATTTATTACGTTGTATGGCTATGATGTAATCGGTGAGAAGACGACCAGCGAGCTGAAAGAACTGATTGCAAAGAGCTGGGAAGAGTTCAAACTTTTGGAGGAAGAGGATGAGGTGGACCTTAAGATGGATCCCGTCAGCGAGAAGAAGCCGCTTCTCAGTCGATTGCTGCCACTTAGTTCACCGAAACTTAAAATTGCCTTCATTTACGAGAAGACGCCGGGATCCTCTGCCTGGACTTATGGGCATGAATTGGGAAGGATGCAGCTTGATCAGACCTTCCCGGAGGAAGTCAGCACAGTATGCTACAACGAGACTACGCTGGATAATGTGGACGAGCGCATTGCTCAGGCGATTGCGGAGGGCTGCAATTTGGTTTTCACTACATCACCGGCTTTTGTACAGGCGAGCGTGAAGGCGGCAATCGCCAACCCGGAGGTGCGGATACTCAACTGTTCAGTCAATACGTCTCACCGTTATATCCGTACCTATTATGCAAGACTCCATGAAGCCAAATTCCTGATGGGGGCCATTGCCGGGGCGATGGCAGAGAATAACCGTCTGTTCTATCAGGCGGACTATCCAATCTACGGAACCATAGCGAACATTAACGCATTTGCGCTGGGAGCTAAGATGGTGAATCCGCGGGCGGAGGTGTATCTGGACTGGAGCAGTAAAAAGGATCAGGATATCTGGGAAAATATCCGCAGGACAGGGGCTTCCTGCATCTCAGGAAAGGATATGGTGATTCCGGAGGAAGGCTCCAGATATTTCGGAATCTACCATTTGAATGGCGATATTCCGTGCAATCTCGCCATGCCGGTCTGCCATTGGGGTAGATTTTATGAACGATTGATCCGCACGATCATGGACGGAACCTGGAAATATGACGACAAATCTTCATCCAAAAAGGCGATTAATTACTGGTGGGGAATGTCCTCCGATGTGGTAGATGTCATCTGTTCTCAGAACCTGCCGATCGGTACCAAGCGTTTGGTGGATCTGCTGAAAAAGACGATCAGTATCGGAGAATTTAATCCGTTTTCAGGAATCCTATATTCACAAAATGGCGTGGTGCAGGATGATCCGAATCGGGAGCTAAGTCCGGAGGAAATCGTGACTATGGATTGGCTGGCTGAAAATATAATCGGGTCAATACCAAAGAAGGAAGAACTGCAGGAACAGGCGAAAGCGGTCGTCTCACAGCAGGGTATTGAGAAGAAAGGCCAGTAA
- the rplT gene encoding 50S ribosomal protein L20, with product MARVKGGMNAKKKHNRTLKLAKGYRGARSKQYRIAKQSVMRALTSAYAGRKQRKRQMRQLWIARINAAARMNGLSYSKLMHGLKVAGVDMNRKMLAEMAVNDAAGFTAVAEVAKKALA from the coding sequence ATGGCAAGAGTAAAAGGCGGCATGAACGCTAAAAAGAAACATAATAGAACATTAAAACTGGCTAAAGGATACAGAGGAGCACGCTCCAAACAGTACAGAATTGCAAAACAGTCTGTTATGAGAGCACTTACTTCCGCATATGCAGGAAGAAAGCAGAGAAAGCGTCAGATGCGTCAGCTCTGGATCGCACGTATCAACGCTGCTGCAAGAATGAATGGCTTATCTTACAGCAAGCTGATGCATGGACTGAAAGTTGCCGGTGTTGATATGAACAGAAAGATGCTGGCAGAGATGGCAGTCAATGATGCTGCTGGATTTACAGCAGTTGCAGAAGTTGCTAAGAAAGCACTTGCATAA
- a CDS encoding DegV family protein has translation MSEYVIMTDSTVDLPKEYLVGELEVPYIPLTYILDGVTYEDMNGLSGHEFFERIRAGAMPTTSQITPEQAREAIRPYLEDGKDVLYIVFSSGLSGTYNSVRIAAEELSEEYPGRRVIAIDSLCACLGEGLLVYKAVQLKRAGKTIEEVAKWVEENKLHICHNVTIDDLYHLHRGGRVSKASAVLGTMVKIKPIIHMDDNGELKVIGKERGRKKSLNHIVDMAVEQSRGWDNDIVMITHGDCEEDAEYVAELVREKMGIHNILIHCIGTVIGSHTGPGVVAVFCMGEKR, from the coding sequence ATGAGTGAATATGTAATCATGACGGACAGCACAGTGGACCTGCCAAAGGAGTATCTGGTCGGGGAACTTGAGGTTCCCTATATTCCTTTGACGTATATTTTGGATGGAGTGACTTATGAGGATATGAACGGACTTTCCGGTCATGAGTTTTTTGAGAGGATTCGGGCAGGGGCCATGCCGACCACCTCACAGATCACGCCGGAGCAGGCGAGGGAGGCGATACGGCCGTATCTTGAGGACGGGAAAGATGTGCTGTATATCGTGTTTTCTTCGGGACTCAGTGGAACTTATAACAGTGTACGGATTGCGGCAGAAGAACTTTCGGAGGAATACCCCGGGCGCAGGGTGATCGCGATAGATTCCCTTTGCGCGTGCTTGGGAGAAGGCCTTTTGGTATATAAAGCGGTACAGCTGAAGCGGGCAGGAAAGACGATTGAGGAAGTCGCGAAGTGGGTGGAGGAGAATAAACTCCATATCTGTCATAATGTTACCATAGATGACCTGTATCACCTCCATAGAGGCGGAAGAGTGTCCAAAGCCAGTGCGGTTCTGGGAACTATGGTGAAGATCAAGCCAATCATTCATATGGACGATAACGGAGAGTTGAAGGTGATTGGGAAAGAACGGGGAAGGAAGAAATCCCTGAACCATATTGTGGATATGGCGGTCGAACAGTCGAGAGGCTGGGACAATGATATCGTGATGATCACGCACGGCGACTGTGAGGAAGATGCCGAATATGTGGCCGAACTGGTCCGGGAGAAGATGGGGATTCACAATATCCTGATTCATTGTATCGGAACGGTGATCGGAAGCCATACGGGGCCGGGAGTTGTGGCTGTGTTCTGTATGGGGGAGAAGAGATAA
- the infC gene encoding translation initiation factor IF-3, which translates to MINEQIRDKEVRVVSESGEQLGIMSAREAMKLAQEAELDLVKIAPTAKPPVCKIIDYGKFRYEQTRKEKEAKKKQRTVEIKEVRLSPNIDTNDLNTKMNNARKFLTKGNKVKVSLRFRGREMAHMQQSKHILDDFADMLKDVAVVEKPAKLEGRSLSMVLTEKR; encoded by the coding sequence ATGATCAACGAACAAATCCGCGACAAGGAAGTACGCGTGGTTAGTGAGAGTGGGGAACAGTTAGGAATTATGTCCGCGCGAGAGGCAATGAAACTGGCGCAGGAGGCGGAACTTGATTTGGTCAAGATTGCTCCGACAGCGAAGCCGCCCGTATGTAAGATTATTGATTACGGGAAATTCAGATACGAGCAGACAAGGAAAGAAAAGGAAGCTAAGAAGAAACAAAGGACTGTCGAGATTAAGGAAGTGCGTCTTTCACCGAATATCGATACGAATGATCTGAACACGAAGATGAATAATGCAAGGAAATTCCTTACCAAGGGTAATAAAGTAAAGGTATCCCTGCGGTTCAGAGGAAGAGAGATGGCCCATATGCAGCAGAGCAAGCACATTCTGGACGATTTTGCAGATATGCTCAAAGATGTTGCTGTAGTGGAAAAACCGGCTAAGCTGGAAGGCAGAAGCCTGAGTATGGTTTTAACTGAAAAACGTTAA
- the rpmI gene encoding 50S ribosomal protein L35, with protein MPKIKTNRAAAKRFKKTATGKLKRNKAYKSHILTKKSTKRKRNLRQSVITDATNVKNMKKVLPYL; from the coding sequence ATGCCAAAAATTAAAACAAATAGAGCGGCTGCAAAACGCTTCAAAAAAACTGCAACAGGAAAGCTGAAAAGAAACAAAGCTTACAAGAGCCATATCTTAACTAAGAAATCTACCAAGAGAAAAAGAAATCTCAGACAGTCTGTTATTACAGATGCAACAAACGTAAAGAACATGAAGAAGGTATTACCATATCTTTAA